The following nucleotide sequence is from Vigna radiata var. radiata cultivar VC1973A unplaced genomic scaffold, Vradiata_ver6 scaffold_179, whole genome shotgun sequence.
TTAgtacatatattttttcatttaaaatttaattattatttttcttcgtGTCTTATGTTATTCTTTTCACTCTAATTACAAGACTCGACTATGTAAATTACTAAGATTAAagaatgattaatttaattaataaaatttattaatacttattttatttcaaatagtTTTGTTAATACAATCTGCAGTCGATTTTCAttgcttttattgttttgtgataaaaaaaaatatcatgtcTGTCAATTTTCATTTCGCTCACATTTTGCATATTGTTAATTTGGAATggatatttattaactttttctattCTACAATTGAAATGTCTTTATCGATCCTTGAAAAATCTGATACAGAAATGCAAGAAAGCATCTCCACCATTTATTTCAACCAAATATAGAGtggtaataataataagaactGATGTAATGATGGCATCATCTATCATTAATTATCATAGGAATTATTTCGTATTCTAATTGAAAAAACTTTATCGAATATATGTACAAAAGAATATTAGTTTTCATCAAAGTTTATCACAGAAAGTTTCAGTTTAATTAGctctcattttcaaattctacaTATTCATGGCGCTTATCACATagaataatttgttatataGATTTAGTTTGGTAACATATATTGTTTGGTttcgtttttttaaatatgtgaaaaaaaacatgcttagtataaatttatatattaagaaattagttttaaaatatttatttttatatttgaaatcgACGGTTTGATTTGATCTATTTTGTAGAAATGCTcttaaattaactatttttaaataattttgttaattttttttttctaaatttaagaaatagtAGTGAATTAGATGAATATCTTATTGCACATTTGGCTTCCATTCCATGTTATGTACTCAATATCAATCCACTTATCcttttttacctttatttattaGGTTTCTgtataaattatcataaaattatataaattttgggcattttaaaaattatatgttttggttattttttatatatttttactgacaaataattatagttattttttattctaatgaatattagtacaatttttttatttatctggTTATGACAAGATAAATATACGGggtaaaatatttagaaattaatgtaatattccAAGTATATTAGAAACAAATAATAGATgtgttaataaaatttcaaagagacagataaagatatttttttaattaagttatataaaaagagaaaatatatccaatacaaacaacatttcaagAACTATCCTATTAAATGATTCTGTTTTGTCTttaatattttctgttttgtaaATAACTATTCATAAGAACAGTATTTAGTTTTTAGAGTTTCTGTTTTTATGTCTTTGCTTGCCTATTAAGGTTTCTAACGTGTAGAAACAACACTCAACAAAACCCTATTTAAAGGGATTCCAGTGCTCCTAATCTGATGATgaaaatacacaaaataaagTTCACAGAACCACCATTCTATTAAAAAGCTCTGATAAAGCTCTTACCTTTTCTGTgcatttcttcttcttgttgtattcttcttttttcttcttttgaatcaCCATCCACGCTAGCGTTTAGAATCTCCCATGGGTGTCgcccttcttcttctctctcgtGAAGAATCCCGATGCTGCAATCCCACCTAATCTCTGCTACTCAGAAGCTTCGAGTGAAAGCTTTACTTCCATGGTCTTACGTGAAATTGGGCCAGCGTGTTTTTGGGCCACAGACTTTTAATTTTGGGcttggttattttctttttatggtatcaagagcgAGTTCTATACTTGTTCTGCCACTTTTCCGCTGCACAGACTTCCTCTTCTTGATTTGATCTTGGTTTCTTTAAAGCCTTTCTTGCTGCCATGTCGGATACAGGTACGGACATGAATCTGGACCAGTTCAACAATCCTTCCAGTCCCTTTTATCTCCACCCAGGAGAGAACTCAGGCACTGTTCTTATTTCCCAAGTTCTTAATGAATCTAACTATACTTCTTGGAGCAGAAATATGAGAAGGGCTCTCCTctccaaaaacaaattaaaattcatagatGGAGGAATCAAGAAGCCACAAAGAGATGATCCTTTTTTTGACTTTTGGGAAAGAAGCAATATGATGGTGTTATCTTGGATTATCAAGACTTTATCACCTCAAATAGCAGAGAGTGTGATATATGTGGAGGATGCTCAAGAACTGTgggaagaattaaaagaaaggtTCTCCAAAGGAGATCATTTTAAATTCTCAGATTTACTCCAAGAAATCCACTCTATTAAACAAGGAGAAAGAAGTGTCAACCAATATTTTACTGATCTAAAAATCCTATGGGAGGAGTTGGAGTTTCTCAGACCCATCCCATACTGTAGCTGCAAAATCCCTTACAGTTGTGACCTATCCAGAATTTCTCACAAATATAGAGACATGGAGCATGTTATCTGTTTCTTAAAGGGCTTGAATGAGTCTTACAATACTGTCAAGACACAAATTTTGCTTATGGAGCCTTTACCCAGCATTAATCGTGTATTTTCTCTCATCATACAGCAGGAAAGACACGACCCCATTCTCACCCATCAAAATGACAACAAAATTTTGGCCAACACCACTGAAAAACAGAACCAGTGGAAGAGTGACCAAGGCTGGAGGACTTATGGACGAGGAAATCCCTCTAGAAGTCAAGGAAGAGGGAGAGGGAGAAATCCCAACTATGGGAAATAGTGTTCCCACTGTCACAAAATGAACCACACTGTTGATAAGTGTTATTCTAAACATGGATATCCACCGTGGTACAAAAAGAGTGATAATAATGGGCAGAATGGTATGGGACAGAATCAATGGGGATCAGCCAATGCTTGTTCTGCTTCTGCTACATCACAGGTCAGTCAAATACAGAGAAATAATGCAGAGGACACACAAGGTATGTTCTCATGGATTATAGATACAGGGGCCACTGATCATGTGACCCACGACAAGAATCAATTCAtaactttcaataaaattaagCCTATAACTGTTAAACTACCCAATAATTCTATTGTTACTGCCCATTATGCAGGAACCATACAGTTCTATGAAGATTTCataattttcaatgttttatacATACCTGAATTTACTTTCAATCTAATATCTGTTCAAAGCTTGACTAGGGATA
It contains:
- the LOC106780317 gene encoding uncharacterized protein LOC106780317, yielding MSDTGTDMNLDQFNNPSSPFYLHPGENSGTVLISQVLNESNYTSWSRNMRRALLSKNKLKFIDGGIKKPQRDDPFFDFWERSNMMVLSWIIKTLSPQIAESVIYVEDAQELWEELKERFSKGDHFKFSDLLQEIHSIKQGERSVNQYFTDLKILWEELEFLRPIPYCSCKIPYSCDLSRISHKYRDMEHVICFLKGLNESYNTVKTQILLMEPLPSINRVFSLIIQQERHDPILTHQNDNKILANTTEKQNQWKSDQGWRTYGRGNPSRSQGRGRGRNPNYGK